The genome window CGAGGAGGTCGAGCGCAACGTGCTCGCCGCCGGGAGCGTGGCCGAGCGCGGTCGCACCCTGACCGTGGAGGCCAACGACGAGGTGGCCCAGCTGGGCGAGTCCAGCGCGCAGATCTCCAAGGTGGTCTCCGCCATCCAGGCGATCGCCGCGCAGACCAACCTGCTGGCCCTGAACGCCACCATCGAGGCCGCCCGCGCCGGCGAGGCCGGCAAGGGCTTCGCCGTGGTCGCCGGGGAGGTCAAGGAGCTGGCCAACGGCACCGCCAGGGCCACCACCGAGGTGGACGAGCGGGTGCGCCTCATCCAGACCCAGGTGCAGGACGTCATCGCCCGCCTGTCGTCCATCACCACCGTGGTGGACGAGATCAACGAGACCCAGAACGTCATCGCCGGCGTGCTCACCGAGCAGGTGGCGGTGACCCGGGCGATCCTCGCCTGACGCACCCGGCTCCCCCGAGGGCCCTGTCTGCCGGACGGCAGGCAGGGCCCTGGCCGTTCACCCGGGTGACGCGCCTCAAGACAAGATCGCGGACGACCGATGCAGTGATCACCCGGGGGGAACCACCGCGGCCGTCCTGCGCCGCTGGCATCGAGGAGCACCACCGCTCGTGAAGCGTTCTGCACTGCTGGCTGCGCTGTCCGCCGCCGAGACCACCGCCGCGGAGTCCCAGGAGGACGTCCGCGCCGTCGTCGAGGTGGTCAAGGCCGTCGCCTTCGCCGCCACCTCCGCCGAGGCCGTCAGCGCCGCTCTGGAGACCGTGCGCGCCCGCTTCGGCTGGGCGTACGGCTCGTACTGGCGCGTGTCCGGCACCGGCCGCGACGCCGCCCTGCGCTTCGTGCAGGACTCGGGCACCACCAGCCAGGCGTTCCGCGAGGTCACGCACGCGGCGTCGTTCGCGGAGGGCGTGGGGCTGTCGGGCCGGGCGTGGAAGAGCCGCGACCTCGTCTTCGTCACCGACATCGGGGACGTCACCGACTGCGTGCGCGCCCCCGAGGCCAAGCGCTCCGGCGTGCACAGCGGCGTCTGCTTCCCGCTGTTCTCCGGTGGCGCGGTGGTGGCCACCATGGACTTCTTCACCACCGAGACCGTGGAGCTGAGCGCCGGCCGCCTCGACGCGCTGCGCTCCATCGGCGCGCTGGTCTCCCAGGCGCTGGAGCGGGTGGTGGAGACCGAGCGCCGGGGCCAGGCCGACCAGGACGTCGAGGCCGTCAGCTCCCTGCTGCGCAGCCTCTCACACGCCACCGACGCCCAGGAGGTGGTGCGGCTGGCGCTGCAGACGGTGAAGTCGGGCTTCGGGTGGGACTACGGCTCGTTCTGGGAGCTGGACGAGCAGGGCGCCGTGCTGCGCTTCGGACAGGAGGTCGGCTCGGTCAACGACGAGTTCCGCCGCGTCACCAGCACCTCCACCTTCGCCCGCGGCGTGGGGGTGGCCGGCCGGGCCTGGTCCACGCGCGACATGGTGTTCGTGCCCGACCTCGCCCAGGTCACCGACTGCGTGCGCGCCCCCGCCGCCCGCAGCGCCGGCGTGAAGAGCGGGGTCTGCCTGCCGATCGTCGTCGACGGCGAGGTGGTGGGGACGATGGACTTCTTCGCCACCCGCGCCCTGGCGCTGCAGCCGAGCCGCGAGAGCGCGCTGCGCAACACCGCGTACCTGCTGGGCCAGGCGCTGGAGCGGATAGCCTCCCGCGAGCGCCTCACCACCGCCGGGCGCGAGCTGGTCGGGTCCATCGAGGAGGTCGAGCGCAACGTCGCGGAGGCCAGCTCCGTCGCGCGGCGCGGGCACGCGCTGACCGCGGAGGCCAACGCCGAGGTGGCCGTGCTGGGTGAGGCCAGCGCGCTCATCTCCAAGGTGGTCTCCACCATCCAGGCGATCGCCTCCCAGACCAACCTGCTGGCTCTGAACGCCACCATCGAGGCGGCGCGGGCGGGCGAGGCCGGCAAGGGCTTCGCGGTGGTGGCCGGGGAGGTCAAGGAGCTGGCGCGCGGCACGGCGCACGCGACCACCGAGGTGGACGAGCGGGTGCGCCTCATCCAGGAGCAGACGCAGGGCGTCATCGCCCGCCTGGACGAGATCACCGCCGTCGTCGACGAGATCAACAGCACCCAGGAGGTCATCTCCGGGGTGCTGGCCGAGCAGGTCGCGACCACCCGGGCGATCCTCGCCTGACGCCCCCGCCCCCTCGTCGCCCGCCCTCGTCGCACCGCCCACGGCGGGTGCGGACGAGGGTGGGGCGGCTCAGCGGGTGAGGGCCGCCCGGCGCTCCCGGCGCTCGCGCTTGCGGGTGTACATCGAGGCGTCGGCGGCGGACAGGAGGCGCTCGGCGCCCTCGCTGCCCTCCCCCGGCGCGCTGAGCACCACGCCCACGCTGACGCCCACGCGGTGCTCCACGCCGCCCACGAGCACCGGCTCTCCGACCTCGCGCGCCAGCCGCGCGGCGATGGCCTCGGCCTCCGCGGCGTCCGCCACCCCAGGGCACACCAGCACGAACTCGTCGCCCCCCAGGCGCGCGACCACGTCCTGCGGGCGCAGTCCGGCCGACAGGCGCCCGGCGGCGGCCAGCAGCACGGCGTCCCCGGCGGCGTGGCCGTGCACGTCGTTGACGGCCTTGAAGCCGTCCAGGTCGCAGTACAGG of Quadrisphaera sp. RL12-1S contains these proteins:
- a CDS encoding GAF domain-containing protein, coding for MKRSALLAALSAAETTAAESQEDVRAVVEVVKAVAFAATSAEAVSAALETVRARFGWAYGSYWRVSGTGRDAALRFVQDSGTTSQAFREVTHAASFAEGVGLSGRAWKSRDLVFVTDIGDVTDCVRAPEAKRSGVHSGVCFPLFSGGAVVATMDFFTTETVELSAGRLDALRSIGALVSQALERVVETERRGQADQDVEAVSSLLRSLSHATDAQEVVRLALQTVKSGFGWDYGSFWELDEQGAVLRFGQEVGSVNDEFRRVTSTSTFARGVGVAGRAWSTRDMVFVPDLAQVTDCVRAPAARSAGVKSGVCLPIVVDGEVVGTMDFFATRALALQPSRESALRNTAYLLGQALERIASRERLTTAGRELVGSIEEVERNVAEASSVARRGHALTAEANAEVAVLGEASALISKVVSTIQAIASQTNLLALNATIEAARAGEAGKGFAVVAGEVKELARGTAHATTEVDERVRLIQEQTQGVIARLDEITAVVDEINSTQEVISGVLAEQVATTRAILA